From a single Carassius auratus strain Wakin chromosome 38, ASM336829v1, whole genome shotgun sequence genomic region:
- the LOC113057165 gene encoding graves disease carrier protein homolog, producing MTTEAVSSSGTRAQIQAPVQKDYYYWLRSFTAGGVAGCCAKSTIAPLDRVKILLQAQNPHYKHLGVFATIKAVPKKEGFLGLYKGNGAMMLRIFPYGAIQFMAFDSYRKFLNKRLGLSVHIHRLMAGSMAGMTAVICTYPLDVIRARLAFQVTGHHRYTGIRNAFQTIYLKEGGISGFYHGLTPTIIGMAPYAGFSFFTFGTLKTLGLTHFPELLGKPSLDNPDVLVLKTHVNLMCGGVAGAIAQTISYPLDVARRRMQLGASLPDFDKCCSLRKTLKHVYTQYGIRKGLYRGLSLNYVRCIPSQAVAFTTYEFMKQVLHLN from the exons ATGACGACAGAGGCTGTGTCCTCCTCAGGGACTCGGGCTCAGATCCAAGCTCCTGTCCAGAAAGACTACTACTACTGGTTACGCTCTTTCACAGCTGGAG gaGTTGCTGGATGCTGTGCCAAGTCCACCATAGCGCCTCTTGACAGAGTGAAAATTTTACTACAAGCTCAAAATCCTCATTACAAACACCTTG GAGTGTTCGCCACAATTAAGGCAGTGCCAAAAAAAGAGGGTTTCCTTGGACTATACAAGGGAAATGGAGCCATGATGCTCAGGATTTTCCCATATGGAGCCATTCAGTTTATGGCTTTTGATAGCTACAGAAAG TTCCTTAACAAACGACTTGGATTATCTGTGCATATTCATCGGCTCATGGCAGGATCTATGGCAG GGATGACTGCAGTTATTTGCACCTATCCACTCGATGTTATCCGAGCACGCTTGGCGTTTCAAGTGACAGGACATCATCGCTACACTGGCATACGAAACGCCTTTCAGACCATTTACCTTAAG gAAGGAGGTATCTCTGGATTCTACCATGGTCTGACCCCAACAATCATTGGCATGGCTCCATATGCAG gCTTTTCCTTTTTTACATTCGGAACATTGAAGACTCTGGGACTCACTCACTTCCCAGAGCTCCTAGGCAAGCCGTCTCTTGACAACCCTGATGTTCTCGTGCTGAAGACTCACGTCAATCTGATGTGTGGTGGAGTTGCTGGGGCAATTGCTCAGACTATATc ATACCCACTAGATGTTGCCCGGAGGAGGATGCAGTTAGGTGCGTCACTCCCTGATTTTGACAAATGTTG CAGCCTCAGAAAAACTCTCAAGCATGTGTACACCCAGTATGGGATCAGGAAAGGACTGTATCGCGGCCTGTCCCTCAACTACGTCCGCTGTATACCGTCACAAGCTGTTGCCTTCACTACTTACGAGTTCATGAAGCAGGTCCTTCACCTAAACTAG